The Vicinamibacteria bacterium genome contains the following window.
ACCCGTGAATCCCCGAGAGACGGAGATCCTCGGTGAGGTGAGCTTCCCGAATCTGACCGAGGTTTCCGTTCCCGTCGACGTCGTCAACGTCTTTCGTGCCCCCGAAGCCGTTCCCGCGATTGCGGAGGAGGCCGCCGCGATTGGCGCCAAGAACCTCTGGTGTCAGTTCACGGTGATAAGCCAAAGAGCCGCCGAGATCGCCGAGAGCGGCGGGTTGTCCGTGGTAATGGACCGCTGTATCAAGGTCGAGCACGCCCGCTACATCGGGCGCATGCACTGGCTGGGCTTCAATACCAACCGCATCACCTCGATCCGCGGAGGATTGCAGTAGAGTC
Protein-coding sequences here:
- a CDS encoding CoA-binding protein, with translation MSFDLTRFQDPETIQRVLYNAKTVAVVGLSANVLRASYFVGYYLKRHGYRVIPVNPRETEILGEVSFPNLTEVSVPVDVVNVFRAPEAVPAIAEEAAAIGAKNLWCQFTVISQRAAEIAESGGLSVVMDRCIKVEHARYIGRMHWLGFNTNRITSIRGGLQ